The Vibrio syngnathi DNA window ACTCAACTGGGCTTATCGAAAGCAAAGATATGGCGAAGATGGGTATCATCTTAGGGATTGTCGGCTTACTCATGGTCTACCTCGCGCTGTTTATTATCACCTAGCACTTCAATTCCTCCCCTCCGTCCAGCTAGTAATCGTGACCTCGCTAGCTGGCGGGCTACCAGATTTTAACCAATAAGATAAATCCTGATAACAATTAACACCTTAGCAGCAACCAATTGTGATTCCACTTCACTGTTTATTAAAAATAATCATATATATATTTAAATTATGATTTTCAACACGTTTCGAACTTTAAATATAACGACACTAGACACCTAGCAGAGACACATCCGTTCGCAATCCAACGCGTCGCTGTCATTAGCCTTTTATCCAAGAAGGAGGGATAAACCTTGAGACATACTATTAAGTTCAAAATTCAGATCGCTATCGCGGTTATTATTGCCGTCGTAAGTGGCGCTCAAGCTTGGATATCTGTTAATCAGCTTACTCAAGAAACTGAAGTCGCGATCAACCAACAGGTGAAAAACGTGAGTGTTGGTACGACGAACTACATTGCCGATTGGTTATCGATCCGCAGTGATATGATGCTTGCCAATGAATCGACCATTTCAAGCAATAGCAACTCTGATCGCGAGTTATTGATCACCAAGCAAGCCGGGCAATTCTTGTCTGTTTATGCAGGATTCAGTGATGGCAGTATAGCTTATGGCGACAAGGCTGAGGATTGGCCAGCAGACTACGACCCACGATCCCGCCCTTGGTATAAAGATGCAAACGCGACATCTGAACTCATCATTACCGAACCTTATCAAGATTTTGACGGCAGCATTGTCATCAGTTTCGCTAAAGCATTTAATGGTGAAAGACAGGGTGTTATCGCGGCAGACTTAACCGTAACCAGCATTATTGATACCGTACTCAATGTAAAACTCGATAATGACGGTTTTGCTTTTTTAGTCGACGGTAATAACAACATCGTCGCCTACAGTGATGAAGAGTTGAGTCAGAAACCACTGACGAATTTGAACCCAGAGCTAACGGTCGACAAAGTATCACAACTGCTCCAAAACCAAATGATCACGACGTTAACTTGGCCTGGTCAAGGCGATAAAATGGTCTACATCGCTAACGTTCCGAATACCGATTGGTCATTGGGTATTGTGATCGATAAAGAAATGGCATTTTCTGCGGTATCCGATGCCATTCAATTTATCACGCTTACCTCTTTGATTTTATACATCGTCATTTCGATTGCGAGCACAATGGTGATTAACCGCTTGCTGCACCCACTGCAAACATTGTCTGAAGCACTGACTCAGCTTGCTCAAGGCAGAGGCGACCTGACTCAGCGTATTGATATCAAGCGCATGGATGAAATTGGCAAACTTGCCGAGCTCGTGAACCAGTTCTTGAGCCAGATGCAAAGCATGCTTAAGGGCGTAATCGAGCACAGTCACGACTTAAACAACCATGCGGAAAAAGCCAATCAACTGGCTACGCAATCTTCGATTCGAGTCGAGAACCAACAAAACGACATCAACCAAATTGCGACTGCGATTCATGAAATGTCCGCCACCGCAGCTGAAGTGGCCAGCCATGCCGAATTAACCGCCTCCGCATCTCAGGCATCCGCTACCGCTTGTAACGAAGGCCAAGAGGTTATCCAACAAAACCGCGATGCGATTACAGGCCTTGCGACTCAAGTTGAAGATGCAGCCAATGTTATTCGTGAATTAGAGAGTAATGCTCAAAGCATCAACCAGATCCTATCCACCATTCAAGGCATTGCCGAACAGACCAACCTGTTGGCATTGAACGCTGCGATTGAAGCCGCTCGAGCGGGTGAACAAGGTCGTGGGTTTGCCGTTGTGGCCGATGAAGTGCGAGTGCTCAGCCAAAGAACGCATGGCTCAACCGAAGAAATCCGCGTGATGATTGATACGCTGCAGAAAAATACCGAACATGCCGTTGAAAGCATGACCACTAGCACTCAGTTAGCAGAGAACAGTGTTGGCTTCGCAGAACAAGCTCATGGCAGCCTGACTAAGATCACTCAGGCAATCACTGAAATCAACGATATGGCGCTGCAAATAGCGAGTGCTGCGGAAGAGCAACGCGCGGTCAGCGAAGACATCAGCCGTAATACGCAAGGAATCAAAGACGCCTCCGACGATTTGGCCCAGCAAGCGGAAAGCAGTCGCAATAGCTCAAATGAAATGAGCAGCGCTGCAGAGTCGATGCGCCAAGACGTGGAGCGCTTTAAGGTATAGCGCACCTCAAGCAAAGTAAGTTGAACAACGCCAACAAGCGACAGCTGACATAAACAAATAACTGAAACAAAGTAGTTCTTTCATAAGAATCACTTTGTTCTCAGTTCGGTTTGATGCATATTGATGAGCTAATTTATCCCAGACACAAGGATGTTATTCAGATGGGATTTGAATGGTTAGCTCTAGCTGCCGCTTTTCTTTGGGCCATTGCGAGCCTAATGTCAGTAAAGCCTGCCCAACACTTAGGTTCTTTCGCCTATAGCCGTTGGAGAATGGGTTGTACCGCGATCATCTTATCGAGCATGGCTTGGGTTACCGGAGGTTGGTCAACTGTCGAAGCCAATCTAATCACGCCGATGATGCTATCTGGCCTGATTGGTATATTCATTGGTGATACCGCCCTATTTGCCTGTTTGAACCGAATGGGACCGCGCCAAGCGGGTTTGCTGTTCTCTTGTCACGCCGTGTTCTCGGCGATTCTTGGTTACTTCCTGTTTAGTGAAAGCATGACTTCGGTAGAGCTGATTGGCTCAGCTTTGGTGTTTAGTGGTGTATTAACTGCGATATTCTTTGGTCGTCGAGGACAAGCCAACAACCAGCTTGAAACCATCAAAGGCACAGTGTGGATTGGTGTTGCTCTGGGAATTACAGCGGCGATTTGCCAAGCATTGGGCGGCATCATAGCCAAACCCGTGATGCAAACCAGTATTGACCCTATCGCCGCTTCAGCCATTCGAATGATCACCGCCTTTGTGGCTCACTCACTGTTTCGCTTAACGGGCGCTAAACTTTCACGCGCACTTAACCCAATGAATAAGCAGATATTCGCGATTACCGCAGTTAACGGTTTTCTAGCGATGGCGGTGGGAATGACGCTGATCTTGTATGCGTTGCAGGAAGGCAATGTCGGCATGGTCGCTCTGTTATCTTCAACCACGCCAATCATGTTGTTACCGATACTCTGGCTTTACACCAAGCAAAGACCGAACGCTTACGCTTGGATCGGTGCCATTGTTGCTGTAGTGGGTACCGGTATTCTAGTCAGCTAGTGAAGCGGATAGTTAATGACGATTAATTATCCGCTAAAAACAAAAACAAAAACAAAAAGCTAAGAGCGCGGGAACGGAAAAGCCGTCACATCATCGATATGGTCATAACCTAACGCCAGCATGATCAGGCGGTCGATACCCAAAGCAACACCGGCACAGTCTGGTAAGCCCGCTTTTAATGCCTCAATCAAGTGATGATCAATCGGTTGAGGTGATAAGCCCATCTCAATACGTTTGGCATTATCATCTTCAAAGCGCTTAAGTTGTTCTTGCGGTTTATCTAACTCGTGGAAGCCGTTTGCTAACTCAATTCCTTTGAAATACACCTCAAAGCGATCTGCGACTCTTGAATCATCAGGATTGATCTTGGCTAGTGCAGCTTGTGAAGCCGGGAAGTCATACACAAACGCAGGCACCTGCTGGCCTATTTTCGCCTCTACCCCAATACTGAAAAGAAGCTGCAATAACGTATCGCGATCTTGCTCGGGGTCAGCTATGTCGCTGAGCCCTAGTTTCGCAGCTGCTTGCTTTAGCGTATCCATCGAATCTTCCAGTGGACACACGCCTAACACATCAATAAAGGCTTGTTGGTAAGTCATTCGCTGTGCTGAGCCTGATTTAAGTACCTGCTGTAACAGCAGATCCATCTCATCCATCAGATTATGATGATCAAAACCAACACGATACCACTCCAACATAGTGAACTCAGGGTTGTGATAACGGCCATTTTCTTCATTACGAAACGACTTACAAATTTGGTAAATACAGCCACTGCCCGCCGCTAATAGACGTTTCATATGAAACTCAGGGCTAGTCATAAAGAACAGTGGTTGGCCGTGCGCATAACCCGGCCCTACGAATTCAGTTTTGAAAGTATGCAAATGCACGTCCGTCACCGTGGCGTGACTCATGGCTGGCGTATCCACTTCCATCACATTTCGCTCAGCAAAAAACTGACGGATTTGAGTAAGGATATCAGCACGTTGCTTTAACTGCTTAATGGTTGCGGCGGGTTGCCATGTTAAGTGCATTATTAAGTTCCATATTACTGAATTCTAGGCGACGGAAATTACCACCTTTCGCCACTTTTGTAAGCATCTATCTTTCTATAAATGAAAGCAAAATGTTGCTTTAATGAAGCCAGAAAATTACGTTCTACAATACAATTATCAATACTACTTTCACATCCACATTGATAACAAAAATCATACTCAACAAGCCGTTAACACGAGCCCTGTGGGCTAATCGTTATCAACAATTGATTGCCGTGATTGCAGTCACATAACCTATAAATTCTATGCCTCCATATGCACTACCGACCTAAAAACCCAAATGCATCAACTTTTCGAATACCTTCCTCTCTTACACTGAACCTACCACTTAAGGCTTAGGGGTGATAAACGGTTGATGCCGTTTACGTACTATTAGTTAGTAAGTGCTATCGATTAGTAAGTGCTCTCAATAAGTAAGTACTGCCAATAAGCTTTTTATAATAACAAGCGGAATACTCCGCATCACACTGGAGAATAACTGTGAAGACAATTACCACAGATATCGCAGTCATCGGCGCAGGCGGCGCTGGTCTTCGTACAGCAATAGCAGCAGCTGAAGCTAATCCTGAATTGGAAGTAGCACTGATTTCTAAAGTTTACCCAATGCGTTCGCATACGGTAGCAGCAGAAGGCGGTTCGGCAGCAGTAATTAAAGACGAAGATAGCCTAGATAACCACTTCAACGATACTGTTGGCGGTGGCGACTGGCTATGTGAACAGGATGTTGTTGAATACTTTGTTGAAAACTCGACTCGCGAAATGATCCAAATGGAACAATGGGGCTGCCCATGGAGTCGTAAAGAAAACGGTGAAGTAAACGTACGCCGATTCGGCGGTATGAAGGTAGAGAGAACGTGGTTCGCAGCGGATAAAACCGGCTTCCACATGCTTCATACTCTGTTCCAGACTTCGATGAAGTACGACACAATCAAACGATTTGATGAATACTTCGTGGTGGATTTGATCGTTGAAGATGGCGAAGTACAAGGCCTAATCGCGATTCATATGTCTGAAGGTGAGCTTGTTACGATTAAAGCGAAATCTGTTGTGTTAGCAACCGGTGGCGCAGGTCGTGTTTACCACTGTAATACCAACGGCGGCATCGTAACTGGTGACGGTATGGCAATGGCTTATCGTCACGGTGTACCACTGCGTGATATGGAGTTCGTTCAATACCACCCAACAGGCCTACCGGGCACTGGCATCTTGATGACCGAAGGTTGTCGTGGTGAAGGCGGTATCATCGTCAACAAGAATGGCTACCGTTACCTACAAGATTACGGCATGGGTCCTGAAACTCCAGTGGGCGAGCCGAAAAACAAATACATGGAACTGGGTCCTCGTGACAAAGTTTCTCAAGCATTCTGGCACGAGCAGCAGAAAGGCAACACCATCAAGCACCCGCTTGGTGATGTCGTACACCTTGACCTTCGCCACCTTGGTGAAGAGTACCTGCAAGAGCGTCTTCCGTTTATCTGTGAGCTTGCAAAAGCGTACGTAAACGTAGACCCAGCAAAAGAGCCTATCCCAATTCGCCCGACCGTTCACTACACCATGGGTGGTATTGAAACTAACGGTACCTGTGAAACTCGCATCAAAGGCCTATTCGCTGTTGGTGAGTGTGCTTCAGTTGGCCTACACGGCGCAAACCGCCTAGGTTCTAACTCTCTGGCTGAATTCGTAGTATTCGGCCGCGTAGCCGGTGAACAAGCCGTGAAACGTGCCGCTGAATTCAAAGGCTGGAACGAAGAGTCTATCGCTAAGCAAGTTAAAGCAGTTGAAGATCGCATCGCAGGCATCTTGGCTCAAGAAGGCGATGAGAACTGGGCTGACATCCGCACTGAAATGGGTCACACCATGGAAGCGGGTTGTGGTATCTACCGTCAAGAAGACTTGATGCAAGAAACCATCGACAAAATCACTGAACTGAAAGCTCGCTACAAGAAGATCAGCATTAAAGACAAAGGCAAAGTGTTCAACACTGACCTACTTTACGCTATCGAAGTGGGTTACGGCCTTGAAGTTGCCGAAGCAATGGTTCACTCAGCGATTCTTCGTAAAGAGTCTCGCGGTGCACACCAACGTCTAGACGACAACTGCACAGAACGTGATGACGTGAACTTCCTGAAACACTCTCTATCTTTCTACAACGAAGATGCAGCACCAACCATCGACTACAGCGGCGTTAAGATTACTAAATCTCAACCTAAAGCTCGTCTATACGGTGAAGCAGCCGAGAAAGCCGCTGCCGCTGAAAAAGCAGCAGAAGAGAATGCGAAGAAGAGCGAAGAGGAGCAAGCATAATGTCAGCGAATCGAATCCAAAAAATTGAAATCCTGCGTTATGACCCTGAGCACGATGCAGAACCTCACTTTCAAACCTTTGAAGTTCCGTTTGATGAAACCATGTCAGTACTTGATGCGATTGGTTACATCAAAGATAACCTAGATAAAGACCTGTCTTACCGTTGGTCTTGTCGTATGGCGATTTGTGGTTCTTGCGGCATCATGGTTGATGGCGTGCCAAAACTGGCATGTAAAAGCTTCTTACGTGACTACCCGAATGGCTTCAAGATTGAGCCTTTGGCTAACTTCCCAATCGAGAAAGATTTGATTGTCGACATGACGCCGTTCATCGAGCGCCTTGAAGCAATCAAGCCTTACATCATTGGTAACGACCGCAAGCCAGAAGACGGCACTAACATCCAAACTCCAGAGCAAATGGCGAGGTACAAACAATTCGCTGGCTGCATCAACTGTGGTTTGTGTTACGCAGCGTGTCCTCAGTTTGGTCTAAACCCTGAGTTCATCGGCCCTGCAGCACTTGCTCTTGCTCACCGCTACAACCTAGATAGCCGTGACAACGGTAAAGCTGAACGTATGAAGCTTATCAATGGTGACAATGGCGCTTGGGGCTGTACGTTTGTAGGTTACTGTTCTGACGTTTGTCCGAAGAAAGTAGACCCAGCAGCGGCAGTAAACCAAGGTAAAGTTGAGTCTTCAATGGACTTCGTTATCTCGATGTTCAAACCTGATGGCGAACCGGTTAAAGCGACGGAGGAAGCGTAATATGAGCAATCGTAAACCTTATGTTCGTGAAATGAAGAGAACGTGGTGGAGCAACCATCCGTTCTACCGTTTCTACATGCTACGTGAAGCGACTGTACTGCCTTTGATTCTATTCACTCTGTTCCTAACCTTCGGTTTGGGTTCGCTAGTGAAAGGCCCTGAAGCGTGGGCAGGTTGGTTGAGCTTTATGGCTAACCCTATCGTTGTTGGTATCAACATCGTGGCACTGCTTGGCAGCTTACTGCACGCTCAGACCTTCTTCAGCATGATGCCTCAAGTAATGCCAATCCGTCTTAAAGGCAAATTGGTAGATAAAAGAATCATCGTACTGACCCAGTGGGCAGCGGTGGCATTTATTTCTTTAATCGTTCTTATGGTGGTGTAAGGAGCTTCGTTATGAACACAAATTACAAAATGAAACCTGTTAACCACAACCCTAAGCGCTCTGATGAACCAATCTGGTGGGGCCTATTCGGCGCTGGCGGTACTTGGTTCGCGATGATCACGCCTATCACGATTCTAGTGCTGGGTATCTTAGTGCCAATGGGCATTATCGATGCGGATGCAATGAGCTACGAACGTGTGTCTGAGTTCGCCACCAGCATTATCGGTGCGCTATTCATCATCGGTACACTAGCACTACCAATGTGGCACGCAATGCACCGTCTTCACCACGGCATGCACGACCTTAAGTTCCACGTCGGCGTTGCAGGTAAAGTTGGCTGCTACTTCGTTGCAGGCCTAATCAGCGCGCTATCTGTTATCTTCATCTTCATGATCTAACAGTTAAGAGCAGATTCGGGATTCGAGTAATCGAGATTCGAAAAGCTTAAGAGCGAAAAGACTAAAAGCAGAACAGGAATTTCTTGTTCTGCTTTTTTGTTGCTTGTCGAATCTCACACACCTAGCCCACTCGCTCTTGATCTTCCCGCTCTTCGTATCTCGCATCTCGTATCTCGGTTACTCGTATCTGCTCTTCTGCTTTTCCTGAACGCCAGATACAAAAAAGGCCGCTCATAAGCGACCTTTTCTATTTCACTGAGCCACCTTAAACAAGGTGGACACAATCAAATTATTTTACACGACCAACGTATTCGCCAGTACGAGTATCAACTTTAACAACTTCACCGATAGCGATGAATAGAGGTACGCGAACTACCGCGCCTGTTGCTAGAGTTGCAGGTTTACCACCCGTACCCTGTGTATCGCCTTTCAGGCCAGGATCAGTTTCAGTTACTTCGATCTCAACAAAGTTTGGCGGAGTAACAGTGATAGGGTTATCATTCCACAACGTTAGAGTACAAACGTCATTTTCAACTAACCATTTTGCTGAATCAGCGACTGCTTTTACGTCTGCTGCGATTTGCTCAAATGTTTCGTTGTTCATGAAGTGGTAGAATTCGCCATCGTTGTATAGGTAGCCTAGTTCAACGTCAACAACATCTGCAAGCTCGAAGCTTTCGCCTGACTTGAATGTTTTCTCTAACACTTTGCCTGACAGCAGTTTACGAAGTTTTACACGGTTAAACGCTTGGCCTTTACCTGGCTTAACGTATTCATTGTCGATAATTGCGCAAGGCTCATTATCTAACATGAATTTTAAACCGCCTTTGAATTCATTGGTGCTTACTGACGCCATGATTTTATTTCCACATCTTTGAGTTGATTTCAATGCCGCATATCATAACCCGAAAAGTCGAATCTGTTGAGCAAAACTGGCTCAAACAGCTATCGAATGCGATCTCTGACCCGACAAAACTGCTTCAAGCATTGGAAATAGACCCAACACCGTGGCAAAAAGGATTCGCAGCACGTGAGCTGTTTTCACTTCGAGTTCCTCTTAGCTTTGTTGATCGAATGGAAAAAGGTAACCCACACGACCCTCTATTACGTCAGGTGTTACCACTCAACGAAGAGTTCGAGGTTCACCAAGGCTATTCCGCAGATCCATTGGAAGAGCAAGAGAATGCAATCCCGGGCTTACTGCACAAATACAAAAATCGCGCACTGATGATTGTGAAAGGCGGTTGTGCTGTAAACTGCCGCTACTGCTTCCGCCGTCATTTCCCTTATCAAGATAACAAGGGCTCGAAATCTGTGTGGCAAACTAGCCTCGACTATGTAGCCGCCCATCCAGAGATCAACGAAGTTATCTTATCCGGTGGCGACCCTTTGATGGCCAAGGACAGCGAACTTGAATGGCTTATCCATGCTATCGAACATATCCCGCATGTAAAAACCGTTCGAATTCATAGCCGATTACCGGTTGTGATCCCCGCTCGAGTGACAGATGAACTGTGCCAATTGTTAGCTCAAACTCACCTCAACGTCGTGATGGTCAGCCATATTAATCATGCCAACGAGATTAACTTAGAGCTCAAGCAAGCCTTTCATAAGCTAAAACTCAGTGGGGCCACTCTGCTCAATCAAGGCGTGATGCTAAAAGGTGTTAACAATAGTGCTAACTCATTGAAAGAATTAAGCGAAAAGCTATTCGATGCCGGCGTGTTACCTTACTATATGCATGTACTTGATAAAGTTCAGGGCGCCGCTCATTTCTATATCACCGATGAAGAAGCAAAGATGCACTTTAAGGGGTTGATCTCTGAGGTTTCTGGCTACCTAGTACCTAAGTTAACTCGCGAGATTGGCGGCCGCAGCAGCAAGACACCACTTGACTTACATATTGAATAACCCTATCTGGAATAATCGTCGCTTCTTATCGTCTTAAACATCAAGAAGCGACAAAAGAAAACTCCCCTACCTTCTCGTTGACCACCACCGGCTGTTAAACCTTAAGCAGATAACCCAATCGTTAAGACAAAAAGTTTTTGTTCGATCGTCCGGTCTATTATTAGCATACTCGGCTCTATTCTAAATTTTTATGAGGGGTGATATGCCACAATTTATAGAACAAACTCTCAACCTTGCCCCCTTTAGCTGGGCAGGCCTCGCAGCATGCATGCTGTGTGGGTCGTTAATCGGCATCGAGCGACAAACACGCGGAAAGCCTGTAGGGATCAGGACATCAATTCTTATCATCAGCGGTACTTATTTCTTCCTTACGATGGCAATTAGCCTTTCCCCTAACACGCTCGATCAAGCCCGTGTACTTGGTCAGATCATTACTGGGGTGGGTTTCCTTGGCGCTGGGGTAATGATGACACTGGATGGTAAGATTCATGGCGTCACGTCTGCGGCCATTATTTGGGTGTTGGCTGCTTTGGGGATGATGATCGCACTTGGCCACCTTTCGCAATCTGTCATTATCACGCTAATGGCGCTAGTGATTCTGCTTGGTGTCGATAAAGTGGAAAACAGCTTCCAAAGCCTGCGCCGTGGTGTGCATCAAAAATGGATGAACAAGGGTCGTATCAAGAAATAGCATCGAACCTTAGATGGCACTGCTTAAATTGCATCTTTTAGATAAAAGAGCGCTTAGGTGTTCGATATATAGAATGAAGGCCGAGTCAAACGATTAGGCCTTCATTGGTCACTACAAACTAATCGCTGCGAATTAAAACACGTGAATACACACTTGATTCTTTCCTGCGGCCTTCGCCTTATAAAGCTGTTCATCAGATGAACGAATACTATGGTTTTCCCACAAGTGCCCAATACTGTCGAACTTGTTCAATGAATAAAGCGTTGCTCCCCCTGATACTGAGATATTAATCTTGTCACCGATCGGACATCGATAACTTTGCAAACTAATGTCATTTC harbors:
- the frdD gene encoding fumarate reductase subunit FrdD — protein: MNTNYKMKPVNHNPKRSDEPIWWGLFGAGGTWFAMITPITILVLGILVPMGIIDADAMSYERVSEFATSIIGALFIIGTLALPMWHAMHRLHHGMHDLKFHVGVAGKVGCYFVAGLISALSVIFIFMI
- a CDS encoding succinate dehydrogenase/fumarate reductase iron-sulfur subunit, with product MSANRIQKIEILRYDPEHDAEPHFQTFEVPFDETMSVLDAIGYIKDNLDKDLSYRWSCRMAICGSCGIMVDGVPKLACKSFLRDYPNGFKIEPLANFPIEKDLIVDMTPFIERLEAIKPYIIGNDRKPEDGTNIQTPEQMARYKQFAGCINCGLCYAACPQFGLNPEFIGPAALALAHRYNLDSRDNGKAERMKLINGDNGAWGCTFVGYCSDVCPKKVDPAAAVNQGKVESSMDFVISMFKPDGEPVKATEEA
- a CDS encoding DMT family transporter, whose translation is MGFEWLALAAAFLWAIASLMSVKPAQHLGSFAYSRWRMGCTAIILSSMAWVTGGWSTVEANLITPMMLSGLIGIFIGDTALFACLNRMGPRQAGLLFSCHAVFSAILGYFLFSESMTSVELIGSALVFSGVLTAIFFGRRGQANNQLETIKGTVWIGVALGITAAICQALGGIIAKPVMQTSIDPIAASAIRMITAFVAHSLFRLTGAKLSRALNPMNKQIFAITAVNGFLAMAVGMTLILYALQEGNVGMVALLSSTTPIMLLPILWLYTKQRPNAYAWIGAIVAVVGTGILVS
- the frdA gene encoding fumarate reductase (quinol) flavoprotein subunit, producing the protein MKTITTDIAVIGAGGAGLRTAIAAAEANPELEVALISKVYPMRSHTVAAEGGSAAVIKDEDSLDNHFNDTVGGGDWLCEQDVVEYFVENSTREMIQMEQWGCPWSRKENGEVNVRRFGGMKVERTWFAADKTGFHMLHTLFQTSMKYDTIKRFDEYFVVDLIVEDGEVQGLIAIHMSEGELVTIKAKSVVLATGGAGRVYHCNTNGGIVTGDGMAMAYRHGVPLRDMEFVQYHPTGLPGTGILMTEGCRGEGGIIVNKNGYRYLQDYGMGPETPVGEPKNKYMELGPRDKVSQAFWHEQQKGNTIKHPLGDVVHLDLRHLGEEYLQERLPFICELAKAYVNVDPAKEPIPIRPTVHYTMGGIETNGTCETRIKGLFAVGECASVGLHGANRLGSNSLAEFVVFGRVAGEQAVKRAAEFKGWNEESIAKQVKAVEDRIAGILAQEGDENWADIRTEMGHTMEAGCGIYRQEDLMQETIDKITELKARYKKISIKDKGKVFNTDLLYAIEVGYGLEVAEAMVHSAILRKESRGAHQRLDDNCTERDDVNFLKHSLSFYNEDAAPTIDYSGVKITKSQPKARLYGEAAEKAAAAEKAAEENAKKSEEEQA
- the epmA gene encoding elongation factor P--(R)-beta-lysine ligase, producing the protein MHLTWQPAATIKQLKQRADILTQIRQFFAERNVMEVDTPAMSHATVTDVHLHTFKTEFVGPGYAHGQPLFFMTSPEFHMKRLLAAGSGCIYQICKSFRNEENGRYHNPEFTMLEWYRVGFDHHNLMDEMDLLLQQVLKSGSAQRMTYQQAFIDVLGVCPLEDSMDTLKQAAAKLGLSDIADPEQDRDTLLQLLFSIGVEAKIGQQVPAFVYDFPASQAALAKINPDDSRVADRFEVYFKGIELANGFHELDKPQEQLKRFEDDNAKRIEMGLSPQPIDHHLIEALKAGLPDCAGVALGIDRLIMLALGYDHIDDVTAFPFPRS
- a CDS encoding methyl-accepting chemotaxis protein, yielding MRHTIKFKIQIAIAVIIAVVSGAQAWISVNQLTQETEVAINQQVKNVSVGTTNYIADWLSIRSDMMLANESTISSNSNSDRELLITKQAGQFLSVYAGFSDGSIAYGDKAEDWPADYDPRSRPWYKDANATSELIITEPYQDFDGSIVISFAKAFNGERQGVIAADLTVTSIIDTVLNVKLDNDGFAFLVDGNNNIVAYSDEELSQKPLTNLNPELTVDKVSQLLQNQMITTLTWPGQGDKMVYIANVPNTDWSLGIVIDKEMAFSAVSDAIQFITLTSLILYIVISIASTMVINRLLHPLQTLSEALTQLAQGRGDLTQRIDIKRMDEIGKLAELVNQFLSQMQSMLKGVIEHSHDLNNHAEKANQLATQSSIRVENQQNDINQIATAIHEMSATAAEVASHAELTASASQASATACNEGQEVIQQNRDAITGLATQVEDAANVIRELESNAQSINQILSTIQGIAEQTNLLALNAAIEAARAGEQGRGFAVVADEVRVLSQRTHGSTEEIRVMIDTLQKNTEHAVESMTTSTQLAENSVGFAEQAHGSLTKITQAITEINDMALQIASAAEEQRAVSEDISRNTQGIKDASDDLAQQAESSRNSSNEMSSAAESMRQDVERFKV
- the frdC gene encoding fumarate reductase subunit FrdC; translation: MSNRKPYVREMKRTWWSNHPFYRFYMLREATVLPLILFTLFLTFGLGSLVKGPEAWAGWLSFMANPIVVGINIVALLGSLLHAQTFFSMMPQVMPIRLKGKLVDKRIIVLTQWAAVAFISLIVLMVV
- the epmB gene encoding EF-P beta-lysylation protein EpmB, whose protein sequence is MPHIITRKVESVEQNWLKQLSNAISDPTKLLQALEIDPTPWQKGFAARELFSLRVPLSFVDRMEKGNPHDPLLRQVLPLNEEFEVHQGYSADPLEEQENAIPGLLHKYKNRALMIVKGGCAVNCRYCFRRHFPYQDNKGSKSVWQTSLDYVAAHPEINEVILSGGDPLMAKDSELEWLIHAIEHIPHVKTVRIHSRLPVVIPARVTDELCQLLAQTHLNVVMVSHINHANEINLELKQAFHKLKLSGATLLNQGVMLKGVNNSANSLKELSEKLFDAGVLPYYMHVLDKVQGAAHFYITDEEAKMHFKGLISEVSGYLVPKLTREIGGRSSKTPLDLHIE
- a CDS encoding MgtC/SapB family protein, which produces MPQFIEQTLNLAPFSWAGLAACMLCGSLIGIERQTRGKPVGIRTSILIISGTYFFLTMAISLSPNTLDQARVLGQIITGVGFLGAGVMMTLDGKIHGVTSAAIIWVLAALGMMIALGHLSQSVIITLMALVILLGVDKVENSFQSLRRGVHQKWMNKGRIKK
- the efp gene encoding elongation factor P, producing MASVSTNEFKGGLKFMLDNEPCAIIDNEYVKPGKGQAFNRVKLRKLLSGKVLEKTFKSGESFELADVVDVELGYLYNDGEFYHFMNNETFEQIAADVKAVADSAKWLVENDVCTLTLWNDNPITVTPPNFVEIEVTETDPGLKGDTQGTGGKPATLATGAVVRVPLFIAIGEVVKVDTRTGEYVGRVK